In Bythopirellula goksoeyrii, a single window of DNA contains:
- a CDS encoding PEP-CTERM sorting domain-containing protein (PEP-CTERM proteins occur, often in large numbers, in the proteomes of bacteria that also encode an exosortase, a predicted intramembrane cysteine proteinase. The presence of a PEP-CTERM domain at a protein's C-terminus predicts cleavage within the sorting domain, followed by covalent anchoring to some some component of the (usually Gram-negative) cell surface. Many PEP-CTERM proteins exhibit an unusual sequence composition that includes large numbers of potential glycosylation sites. Expression of one such protein has been shown restore the ability of a bacterium to form floc, a type of biofilm.) yields the protein MMKFSMILAALAIGIAATNAQAAVTAKTFHGAGSNDLDGRLATSDLISGLIATELPGDMGWHPANTNPADQLVVFTNDSGQNGLAGLLNDFPPVGQPTKRIQYDLATSSDIGLIRILTGNDGGDGRIFSTSRIFVSTDNGSNFNPLGGFVPLLGSNAFGYYQSDPSGTVNNSGSSPRYNSTVLEIFDDQGGLLASGVTNIQFEFFGVDNSLGEMRDPFDGNNPWTGVDDGLTAPNTSPLVWEIDVQVPEPTSCLLLLAGLGTALLARRSH from the coding sequence ATGATGAAGTTTTCAATGATACTTGCAGCGCTTGCCATCGGCATCGCGGCAACCAATGCTCAAGCGGCAGTGACCGCGAAGACCTTCCACGGTGCAGGCAGCAATGATCTTGACGGGAGGCTCGCAACCAGCGACTTGATCTCGGGGCTCATCGCCACCGAGCTGCCCGGCGATATGGGCTGGCATCCGGCGAATACTAATCCCGCCGATCAGTTGGTCGTATTCACGAATGACTCCGGCCAGAACGGCTTGGCCGGTCTGCTCAATGACTTTCCTCCCGTCGGACAGCCGACCAAGCGAATTCAGTACGATCTGGCGACGTCTAGCGACATCGGCCTGATCAGGATTCTTACCGGCAACGACGGCGGTGACGGGCGCATATTCTCCACCTCGCGAATTTTCGTATCAACCGACAACGGCTCCAACTTCAACCCGCTGGGCGGATTTGTGCCATTACTTGGATCCAACGCCTTCGGCTATTACCAATCCGATCCCTCGGGAACTGTCAATAATTCTGGCTCTTCGCCTCGATATAATTCGACAGTCCTGGAGATTTTCGACGACCAAGGCGGATTACTCGCCTCGGGCGTGACGAACATTCAGTTTGAATTCTTTGGGGTCGACAATTCGCTGGGAGAGATGCGGGACCCCTTCGACGGTAATAACCCGTGGACGGGCGTCGACGACGGATTGACCGCTCCGAATACTTCACCGCTTGTATGGGAAATCGACGTGCAAGTGCCCGAGCCTACTTCCTGCCTCCTGCTGCTGGCCGGTTTGGGAACTGCCTTATTGGCTCGCAGAAGTCATTAG
- a CDS encoding AraC family transcriptional regulator produces the protein MSRHLSRLEVALIVDPAKPYDRRIIRAVGSYVTQHQRNWSLYVEQDPILRLPDLQAWAGDGILANFDDRRIAKAVSGSKVPVVGIGGGYGYYEENPSIPYVRTDNRAIAELAAQHLINLGLRNFAFCSEPPNRSNGWARERADAFQSILDEAGFHCEVYTGRFAASRRWRESQAELEHWVTSLKPPIGMMACRDGRARHVMQACKEIGLRVPEDIAIIGVDNDEVICELANPPLTSIEQGTKRIGFEAAALLDVMMSGKIPEDKHTTIPPEGLVVRQSTDVLATGDPEVSEALRFIRRHATDPITVQDVLDVAQLSRSTLEARFREALNRSIHAEIHRVQVELAMRLLTTTNIPIKEIVKRVGISSVQYFTAVMRRNTGKTPGQIRAETQP, from the coding sequence ATGTCACGCCATTTGTCACGTCTTGAAGTAGCTTTGATCGTCGATCCGGCGAAACCTTATGATCGGCGGATAATCCGGGCAGTAGGTTCGTATGTGACCCAGCACCAACGCAATTGGTCGCTGTATGTTGAGCAGGATCCCATTCTCCGATTGCCCGATTTGCAGGCTTGGGCAGGCGACGGCATTCTAGCGAATTTCGATGATCGCAGAATCGCTAAGGCTGTGTCAGGTAGTAAAGTTCCAGTAGTTGGAATCGGTGGTGGTTATGGATATTACGAAGAAAATCCTTCGATTCCTTATGTTCGCACCGATAACCGAGCCATTGCAGAACTTGCTGCCCAGCACCTAATCAACTTAGGGCTACGGAACTTCGCCTTTTGCAGTGAGCCTCCAAATCGCTCCAATGGTTGGGCTCGTGAGCGGGCCGATGCTTTTCAGAGTATTCTGGACGAGGCCGGGTTTCACTGCGAAGTTTACACAGGGCGATTCGCAGCTTCGAGAAGGTGGCGTGAATCTCAAGCGGAATTAGAACACTGGGTAACTAGTTTAAAACCGCCGATTGGCATGATGGCATGTCGCGATGGGAGAGCCCGCCATGTTATGCAGGCTTGTAAGGAGATAGGATTACGTGTGCCTGAAGATATCGCCATCATCGGCGTTGACAATGACGAAGTCATCTGCGAGTTGGCGAATCCACCTTTGACGAGCATTGAACAAGGTACTAAGCGAATTGGATTTGAGGCTGCCGCTCTCTTAGACGTTATGATGAGTGGTAAAATTCCTGAGGATAAACATACTACCATTCCACCTGAGGGGCTTGTTGTCCGGCAATCAACCGACGTGCTTGCCACTGGTGACCCAGAAGTTTCCGAGGCTCTGCGATTCATACGTCGACATGCCACTGACCCAATCACGGTGCAAGATGTCCTTGATGTGGCCCAGCTTTCTCGATCAACCCTTGAAGCACGATTTCGCGAAGCGTTAAACCGATCTATCCATGCAGAAATCCACCGCGTTCAAGTTGAGTTAGCCATGCGATTGCTCACGACCACCAATATTCCCATTAAGGAAATCGTCAAGCGCGTTGGAATCTCTTCAGTCCAGTATTTTACTGCTGTTATGAGACGCAATACGGGTAAGACTCCCGGTCAGATTCGTGCCGAAACGCAACCATGA
- a CDS encoding DUF1559 domain-containing protein: protein MMKPSSNRKMAFTLVELLVVIAIIGVLVALLLPAIQAAREAARRTTCVNQLKQMGLAMLNHESATGAFPTGGSEPWHDEGDASVSFGKGYGWMVQILPYVENAALQNLSKGYGAGDAQRDRVVRGTPVPLYNCPSKRGIVISYEGTLENPDACLEGCALTDYASSTPANLLDVSRPSYDPWFWQGITHGDVLSAAQQEIRFKNNKYPVSYQGVIVRTGMSDPCKTRNITDGLSNTMALGEKRLFTNLYQIGAPYDDIGWTDGWDPDIVRYTGYQPGPDIEQPAKEPQGYGFNFGSSHPGGLNAVFADGHVTQITYDIDLIVFNAMGDRQDGLVVDYQ from the coding sequence ATGATGAAACCGAGTTCCAATCGTAAAATGGCCTTTACGCTTGTAGAGCTACTGGTAGTGATCGCCATCATTGGAGTATTGGTTGCTCTACTATTACCAGCTATTCAAGCGGCCCGCGAAGCGGCGAGGCGCACTACATGCGTCAACCAGCTCAAGCAGATGGGCCTCGCCATGCTCAATCATGAGAGCGCGACGGGAGCATTCCCTACGGGCGGCTCCGAGCCTTGGCACGATGAGGGCGATGCATCGGTAAGTTTTGGCAAAGGCTATGGCTGGATGGTGCAAATACTTCCGTATGTCGAAAATGCGGCATTGCAGAACCTATCGAAAGGATATGGTGCTGGAGATGCGCAGCGCGATCGAGTCGTCCGTGGAACTCCGGTGCCACTTTACAATTGTCCGTCAAAGCGTGGAATCGTGATTAGCTACGAAGGGACTTTAGAGAATCCGGATGCCTGTCTAGAGGGATGCGCACTTACCGACTACGCCAGCTCGACGCCTGCCAACCTACTTGATGTCAGCCGTCCCAGCTATGATCCGTGGTTCTGGCAAGGCATCACACATGGCGACGTGCTAAGTGCTGCCCAACAAGAAATCAGATTCAAGAACAATAAATATCCCGTCAGCTATCAGGGCGTGATCGTGCGGACAGGAATGTCAGATCCTTGCAAAACAAGGAACATCACCGATGGTCTCTCGAATACGATGGCGCTTGGCGAGAAGCGACTTTTTACCAACTTATACCAGATTGGAGCTCCGTACGATGACATCGGTTGGACCGATGGCTGGGACCCGGATATTGTTCGTTACACGGGCTACCAACCAGGCCCGGATATAGAACAGCCTGCTAAAGAGCCACAGGGCTATGGGTTTAACTTTGGCTCCTCTCACCCAGGCGGGTTAAACGCTGTCTTCGCGGATGGCCATGTGACTCAAATCACCTACGATATCGACTTAATCGTGTTTAATGCCATGGGCGATCGTCAGGATGGTTTGGTCGTGGATTACCAATAG
- a CDS encoding glycosyl hydrolase: MTQNRIILGVLIWGVTAWIPPLGSDLWANGESLYGVHWWDFNGSQVGDGAEGGWSTETVLTHSVPWWGANYFQPLYQSIYANQGASIITRIDYDWGQTIPAPTNPDRADWANSVLDVVNTLGGQSNVWILGNEPNIIGEGTGWTDNKITPQGYAEVYHEICTAIKAVRPQDEVLVAPPSPGGVIAGVRWMAGNTWLSQTIQAIQAIPGSGIDGFGLHAYGNPFASASNAVTEFHNSFVSQLAVIDSYGEHDTSVYITEWARSTATTGNQAINEAVTADFIRGSFADVHAWNQTPGNHNIISMSWFVHNQDYGGWNEYSLEYWKGVGNPVGNSGDLWTAFIEGASYPAGLKGTRPFPTGPAIGDFDDDGDVDGADFLRWQRGFNLTGGAFAHQGDANGDGLVDAIDREIWQNYYGSSGPPSLESVPEPKDLIFLSVWMTIAIAPRLLRYYLVLV; this comes from the coding sequence GTGACACAAAATCGCATAATTTTAGGAGTTCTGATTTGGGGAGTTACAGCTTGGATTCCTCCTTTAGGCTCTGATTTGTGGGCTAATGGCGAGAGTCTTTATGGTGTGCATTGGTGGGACTTCAACGGTTCCCAAGTTGGTGATGGTGCTGAAGGGGGATGGAGCACGGAGACAGTGCTGACCCACTCGGTACCATGGTGGGGGGCAAACTATTTTCAGCCCCTCTACCAGTCAATCTATGCCAATCAGGGAGCATCGATCATCACTCGGATCGACTACGACTGGGGGCAGACTATACCTGCACCGACGAATCCTGATCGGGCTGACTGGGCAAATTCCGTGCTTGATGTGGTTAATACGTTGGGCGGTCAATCCAATGTTTGGATCCTGGGTAACGAACCAAACATCATTGGAGAAGGCACAGGGTGGACGGATAACAAGATTACTCCCCAGGGTTACGCCGAAGTTTATCATGAAATCTGCACTGCAATCAAAGCCGTTCGACCTCAAGATGAGGTACTTGTCGCACCCCCGAGTCCCGGCGGTGTGATCGCAGGAGTGCGCTGGATGGCAGGCAATACCTGGCTTTCTCAAACTATCCAGGCGATTCAAGCGATCCCCGGTAGCGGGATCGATGGATTTGGCCTGCACGCATACGGCAATCCATTTGCCTCGGCTAGCAACGCCGTGACAGAATTTCACAATTCCTTTGTCTCTCAATTGGCCGTTATCGATTCCTATGGTGAACACGATACTTCAGTCTACATAACCGAATGGGCCCGCTCTACGGCTACAACTGGCAATCAGGCTATCAATGAGGCAGTCACCGCAGACTTCATTCGCGGTTCCTTTGCGGATGTTCACGCTTGGAACCAGACGCCTGGCAATCACAACATCATTTCAATGAGTTGGTTTGTCCACAATCAAGATTATGGCGGTTGGAATGAGTACTCGCTGGAGTATTGGAAGGGAGTTGGCAATCCGGTGGGCAACTCAGGTGATCTCTGGACAGCATTCATTGAAGGAGCCAGCTATCCAGCGGGTCTCAAGGGTACGCGACCGTTCCCAACGGGACCTGCCATCGGCGATTTTGACGACGATGGCGACGTCGATGGAGCGGACTTTCTACGTTGGCAACGCGGCTTCAATCTCACCGGAGGTGCCTTCGCTCACCAGGGAGATGCAAATGGTGACGGGCTAGTAGACGCAATTGACCGCGAGATATGGCAGAACTACTATGGCTCGTCAGGGCCCCCGAGTCTTGAAAGTGTTCCAGAGCCAAAGGATCTAATATTTCTGTCTGTTTGGATGACTATAGCGATAGCACCGAGGTTGTTGAGGTATTACTTAGTCCTTGTCTAA
- a CDS encoding DUF1559 family PulG-like putative transporter — MNWNLFSNLQKDFRRKRLQGTEGFTLVELLVVIAIIGVLVALLLPAVQSARESARRSQCQNNLKQIGLATQNIQSARGKLPPQFGWFGSEENGSFGTFFFHLLPYVEQTNLYEVSRIETTVDQDYPCSYTQQQGSHDSRRQLGWQSVDVYNCPTDSSQPYVEPNWGWGGSCYASNFQVFAFNTDPARLTNTCHERNLAYWRGEAELGKTIGDGVSNTIFFAEKYANCNSTGPYPAGKADGGTMWARWDWLDYWQPTFAAFIQGNQSMFQSSPWPHERESLTIPGPCNPRLAQSSHPGVMNVGMGDGSVRTLQEGMNGDTWWALCTANGSEVVEVP; from the coding sequence ATGAATTGGAATCTTTTCAGCAATCTTCAAAAAGACTTTCGCCGAAAGCGGCTGCAAGGCACAGAAGGTTTTACACTAGTCGAATTACTAGTGGTGATTGCAATCATTGGCGTGCTAGTAGCGTTGCTGCTTCCCGCTGTACAATCGGCACGTGAATCAGCTCGGCGATCACAATGCCAGAATAACTTGAAACAGATAGGATTGGCGACTCAGAATATTCAGAGTGCGAGGGGAAAGCTGCCTCCCCAGTTTGGTTGGTTCGGTAGCGAAGAGAACGGGAGTTTCGGCACATTCTTCTTCCACCTACTGCCATATGTCGAGCAAACAAACCTCTACGAAGTATCGCGCATCGAGACAACTGTCGACCAGGACTACCCCTGTAGTTACACCCAACAACAGGGTTCACACGACAGTCGACGGCAACTGGGATGGCAATCTGTCGATGTGTATAATTGTCCAACGGACTCTTCTCAGCCTTATGTCGAACCAAACTGGGGGTGGGGCGGGAGTTGCTACGCATCTAACTTCCAAGTCTTTGCCTTTAATACCGATCCAGCGAGATTGACTAATACGTGTCACGAGCGGAATCTTGCTTACTGGCGGGGTGAAGCGGAGCTCGGCAAGACGATCGGCGATGGCGTTTCGAACACGATCTTTTTCGCCGAAAAGTATGCCAATTGCAATTCGACAGGTCCATATCCGGCTGGCAAGGCCGATGGTGGAACCATGTGGGCACGCTGGGACTGGCTTGACTATTGGCAGCCAACCTTTGCCGCTTTTATCCAGGGCAATCAGTCGATGTTTCAGAGCAGTCCGTGGCCGCACGAACGAGAGAGTCTTACAATTCCAGGTCCTTGCAATCCACGACTCGCCCAGTCCTCGCACCCGGGAGTTATGAACGTCGGTATGGGCGATGGTAGTGTTCGGACTCTTCAGGAAGGAATGAATGGTGATACATGGTGGGCATTGTGTACGGCCAATGGCTCGGAAGTTGTGGAAGTACCTTGA
- a CDS encoding DUF1559 family PulG-like putative transporter — MELLVVIAIIGVLVALLLPAVQAARESARNMQCKNHLKQLSLAMLQHESALNYLPAGGWLGDWVGDPDLGTDEKQPGGWVYNLLPYIEQQAVHEIAAGMPNGFQKKRVLGERDTIAIAVMNCPTRRPANSYPNAARHTPKNGYLSETHGRADYAQNAGDIKELEKWCMDCSPRNINAGVLSDWYPTADEHTGIGFCGTALKLRQITDGLSNTYAIGERFIEPQHYQTGLAHADDWPMYTGYQDDLYRSVWYDETDPANGEAYLPLQDRDGIVGASERFGSAHPGGCNLANVDGSVQTVSYEIDPEVHRKMGHRSDGGSVRTYEVKVGICTKQP; from the coding sequence GTGGAACTGCTAGTCGTCATCGCAATTATCGGCGTACTAGTAGCGCTGTTGTTGCCAGCTGTCCAAGCCGCGCGTGAATCAGCCCGAAACATGCAGTGCAAGAACCATCTCAAGCAGCTTTCTCTCGCCATGCTCCAGCATGAATCGGCGCTTAACTATCTTCCTGCGGGGGGCTGGCTAGGAGATTGGGTAGGTGATCCTGATCTTGGAACCGATGAGAAACAGCCCGGTGGATGGGTCTATAATCTGTTGCCTTACATTGAACAGCAAGCAGTCCACGAGATTGCTGCTGGAATGCCAAATGGATTCCAGAAGAAACGTGTCCTGGGTGAGCGTGACACGATTGCAATTGCTGTCATGAATTGTCCCACGCGTCGACCTGCCAATTCCTATCCTAATGCCGCGAGGCACACTCCCAAGAATGGCTATCTATCAGAGACCCACGGTAGAGCTGACTATGCTCAGAACGCAGGAGATATCAAAGAGCTAGAAAAATGGTGTATGGATTGTTCGCCAAGAAACATCAATGCTGGCGTACTCTCTGACTGGTATCCTACTGCAGACGAACATACGGGCATTGGATTTTGCGGTACAGCGTTGAAGCTACGTCAAATCACGGATGGTCTGAGTAATACCTATGCCATTGGCGAACGTTTCATTGAACCGCAACATTACCAAACTGGGTTGGCCCATGCTGATGATTGGCCGATGTACACCGGCTATCAGGACGATCTCTATCGTTCGGTGTGGTACGACGAGACAGATCCCGCGAATGGAGAAGCTTATCTTCCATTGCAAGACCGTGATGGAATCGTGGGGGCTTCTGAACGCTTTGGCAGCGCGCACCCGGGGGGTTGTAATCTTGCCAATGTAGACGGCTCTGTTCAGACGGTTTCTTACGAAATTGATCCCGAAGTGCATCGCAAGATGGGGCATCGCTCAGATGGAGGCTCGGTCAGGACCTACGAGGTGAAAGTCGGTATTTGTACCAAGCAGCCTTAG
- a CDS encoding EF-hand domain-containing protein, whose translation MNERFCQDFVILLVICNLALAGCSSGPTAIRPVDIDADQAGDQAIEFYDKDGDGTLNVDELAAVPGVLKYLDKYDQNADGLVSGDEITERVELWDDQAMGIRTLDVEVTIGARPLQGAEVRFVPESYLGDGPKVASGTTDSKGFAKISVAVDELPDDLRKARMRGLFGGTYKIEVTHPTLKVPATYNTETTLGEEVARDTIGDWLVLKLDKD comes from the coding sequence ATGAATGAGCGATTTTGCCAAGACTTCGTTATTCTACTGGTCATCTGCAACTTGGCGTTGGCTGGGTGCAGTTCAGGTCCTACGGCAATCCGACCAGTGGATATTGACGCAGATCAAGCTGGCGATCAGGCGATCGAGTTCTATGACAAGGATGGCGATGGCACACTCAACGTGGATGAATTAGCGGCTGTGCCCGGAGTCCTAAAATACTTAGATAAATACGATCAAAATGCTGACGGTTTGGTGTCTGGCGACGAGATAACCGAGCGAGTCGAACTTTGGGACGATCAAGCCATGGGGATCCGTACTCTCGATGTCGAGGTTACGATTGGCGCTCGGCCATTGCAAGGCGCCGAAGTGCGATTCGTTCCCGAAAGCTATTTGGGGGACGGCCCGAAAGTTGCCAGTGGTACGACCGACTCCAAGGGCTTTGCCAAGATATCCGTAGCGGTTGATGAGTTGCCTGATGACTTAAGAAAAGCGCGAATGCGAGGTCTCTTTGGTGGCACCTACAAAATCGAGGTCACTCATCCTACGCTGAAAGTTCCTGCAACCTACAATACTGAGACAACTTTGGGTGAAGAGGTGGCTCGCGACACTATTGGAGACTGGCTCGTCTTGAAATTAGACAAGGACTAA
- a CDS encoding glycoside hydrolase family 5 protein — protein sequence MISKLSYRTGLSRLFTCLAYSCALQAATFSFGDEFYGLNAGAPIWNGSIQFTSQKAAQFAATGTDSIRLNFRLDSGATSWNTTQLNLYDEVIQNAKDAGLQILGLFSNETVSGGQSSWNDDPDGDGFNSYVSDFADTAQFLVDRYKNDIKQFEIWNEPNAWSNPNYQSDPQNAGGTYILPRVYAQMLSETYRHLNTGGQTLLDDFNISLATGGLLAHDIGGSFSTAMPYFQQVYDQATVWSNFQSDTGVQYPWTDFGYHFYISQGGLVTQSQLSNYLDAVRSTQAANNDLSTIAVTEFGWQTVGSNTEQLQRDNMATAYDFLESQSYVSSTYWYQWVDDGTGAWGIVHGNGVHKLSYDEFSGRNNIVQPGGTIFITEHAANDNALSYYFSSTDILQGLIATEREGDNGWHSANPASSNGSYDPNGLPAFTDGEGDIGTGLTGLLNDFPGSGSPAKLIEYELGAAFDLDEIRIFTGNNGSDGRILSTTGIWTSTDGSNFEFLGYFQSDPSGFNNNSNTPGGPDGSTLVRILRDDALALATDITHLRFDFYAVSNVNGVMFDPFNGINPFTGIDDGFESAYVSPLVREIDVLGSLSVVDSADFDADNDVDGNDFLIWQRNYLTGDTLAEGDANSDGLVNEVDLAIWQNQYGMISSTANALETVPEPYALTHMVFSLLAGGAFRARNTSRVF from the coding sequence ATGATCTCTAAACTATCTTATCGAACTGGCCTGAGTAGGCTCTTCACCTGCCTCGCATATAGTTGCGCTTTGCAGGCGGCTACATTCTCGTTCGGTGATGAGTTTTATGGACTCAATGCCGGGGCACCGATCTGGAACGGATCCATCCAGTTTACATCTCAAAAAGCGGCACAATTCGCAGCCACGGGCACCGATTCTATACGACTCAATTTCCGACTCGATTCGGGGGCTACTTCTTGGAACACCACGCAATTGAATCTTTATGATGAAGTAATTCAAAACGCAAAAGACGCGGGCCTTCAGATTCTTGGGCTCTTCTCCAATGAAACGGTTTCGGGCGGGCAGTCAAGCTGGAATGACGATCCTGATGGGGACGGTTTCAATTCTTACGTAAGCGACTTTGCCGATACGGCTCAGTTTCTGGTAGATCGATACAAAAACGACATCAAGCAATTCGAAATATGGAACGAGCCTAATGCCTGGTCGAATCCGAATTATCAAAGTGACCCACAGAACGCGGGTGGCACCTACATTTTACCTCGTGTCTATGCTCAGATGCTCTCAGAAACCTACCGTCATCTAAACACTGGCGGGCAAACACTGCTCGATGACTTCAATATCTCGCTTGCCACGGGAGGTCTTCTGGCTCACGATATTGGCGGCAGTTTTAGTACTGCAATGCCTTATTTTCAACAGGTATACGATCAAGCCACAGTCTGGAGCAACTTTCAATCCGATACAGGCGTGCAATATCCCTGGACGGACTTTGGATACCATTTCTACATCAGCCAGGGTGGTCTCGTTACGCAATCCCAACTTTCCAACTATCTTGATGCTGTTCGATCTACGCAAGCTGCCAATAACGATCTTTCAACCATTGCAGTTACTGAATTCGGGTGGCAAACCGTCGGGAGCAATACAGAGCAACTACAACGCGACAACATGGCAACCGCCTACGACTTCTTGGAGAGTCAAAGCTATGTGAGCAGCACTTATTGGTACCAGTGGGTAGATGACGGGACTGGCGCCTGGGGTATCGTCCATGGGAATGGAGTGCACAAGCTATCCTACGATGAGTTTTCTGGAAGGAATAACATTGTTCAACCCGGAGGAACAATTTTCATTACTGAGCATGCTGCCAATGATAATGCTTTGAGTTATTACTTTAGCTCCACCGATATTCTGCAAGGCTTGATAGCCACGGAGCGTGAAGGCGACAACGGCTGGCATTCTGCGAATCCTGCTTCATCGAATGGCTCCTATGATCCCAACGGCCTTCCAGCTTTTACCGACGGAGAGGGAGACATTGGGACCGGCTTGACTGGCCTGCTGAATGATTTCCCTGGCTCTGGCTCTCCGGCCAAGCTGATTGAGTACGAACTAGGAGCAGCATTTGACCTCGATGAGATTCGCATTTTCACTGGTAATAATGGATCTGATGGACGAATTTTATCCACTACCGGGATTTGGACATCTACTGATGGATCAAACTTTGAGTTTCTTGGATACTTCCAATCCGATCCATCGGGATTCAATAACAACAGTAATACTCCTGGTGGACCCGATGGCTCAACTCTCGTACGTATTCTTCGCGACGACGCGCTTGCACTAGCGACTGATATCACTCATTTGAGATTTGATTTCTACGCTGTGTCGAATGTAAATGGTGTGATGTTTGACCCCTTTAACGGCATTAATCCGTTCACAGGTATTGATGACGGCTTTGAGTCCGCTTATGTTTCACCGCTTGTTCGGGAGATCGATGTCTTGGGATCATTGTCGGTTGTCGATAGTGCCGATTTTGATGCAGACAACGATGTTGATGGCAACGATTTTCTTATCTGGCAGCGTAATTATCTCACTGGTGATACACTGGCGGAAGGCGATGCCAACAGTGATGGGCTGGTCAACGAAGTCGACTTAGCTATTTGGCAAAACCAATATGGCATGATCTCTTCCACCGCGAATGCTCTGGAAACCGTACCTGAACCATATGCACTAACTCATATGGTCTTTAGTCTTCTGGCAGGTGGAGCATTCCGAGCGAGAAATACAAGTCGCGTTTTCTAA
- a CDS encoding DUF1559 domain-containing protein — translation MNKKLIGRVHHGSLKKQTSGESAFTLVELLVVIAIIGVLVALLLPAVQAAREAARRIQCSNNLKQLGLGALNYESARGYFPISYGTGWDNAGGIDQPGAGWILSTLPYLEQQSLYDRFAAASAFEGKMPKTNICPDRPPRPRNAGISSAPACDLMEIQLASLHCPSDDAETEEEIPPNWARKVATTSYKGVLGDTWLGSSGQSGSVFHNNSARYPSGNYDTIDPRYSASNPRDCHHDTRCRGIFFRQTLQEPIKIGSISDGMSNTAMVGEDIVALNGHSVAFYADGDWNSCNIPLNYGTNTPNPTAFRNDWSNARGFKSRHPGGVQFVYADGSVHFLDDATDHGLFRASCTRNEGEAL, via the coding sequence ATGAACAAGAAGCTGATCGGGAGGGTTCATCATGGCTCTCTAAAAAAGCAGACGTCCGGTGAAAGCGCCTTTACGCTGGTCGAATTACTAGTTGTGATTGCAATCATCGGTGTACTCGTTGCCTTACTACTGCCTGCTGTCCAAGCAGCCCGGGAAGCAGCGAGGCGAATCCAATGCTCAAATAACCTTAAACAGCTTGGATTAGGCGCACTTAACTATGAGTCGGCGCGTGGCTACTTCCCTATCAGCTATGGGACTGGGTGGGACAATGCCGGGGGTATTGATCAACCAGGGGCAGGCTGGATACTGAGTACACTTCCATACCTTGAGCAGCAGTCCCTCTATGATCGTTTTGCTGCGGCAAGTGCCTTCGAGGGGAAGATGCCAAAAACTAATATCTGCCCAGATCGGCCGCCACGGCCCCGGAACGCAGGAATTAGCTCAGCTCCGGCTTGTGATTTAATGGAGATTCAATTGGCTTCCCTCCATTGCCCCAGCGATGACGCTGAAACCGAAGAAGAGATTCCTCCCAATTGGGCAAGAAAGGTAGCAACTACAAGCTACAAAGGGGTTTTGGGAGATACCTGGCTGGGCTCTTCGGGTCAGTCGGGAAGCGTCTTTCACAACAACAGCGCTCGGTATCCTAGCGGCAATTACGACACCATCGACCCAAGATATTCGGCGAGCAATCCAAGAGATTGCCACCACGACACGCGCTGCCGAGGGATTTTCTTTCGTCAAACACTCCAAGAACCTATCAAGATTGGCTCGATTAGCGACGGCATGAGTAACACTGCCATGGTTGGCGAGGATATTGTTGCACTCAATGGTCATTCCGTGGCCTTCTACGCTGATGGCGACTGGAACAGTTGCAACATTCCGCTCAACTATGGAACGAACACTCCCAACCCCACGGCGTTTCGCAATGATTGGTCTAATGCTCGTGGTTTCAAGAGCAGGCATCCTGGTGGGGTACAGTTTGTTTACGCTGATGGTTCGGTACATTTTCTTGATGATGCTACTGACCATGGTCTCTTTCGCGCGAGTTGTACGCGGAATGAAGGAGAAGCACTGTGA